In Phragmitibacter flavus, one DNA window encodes the following:
- a CDS encoding U32 family peptidase — protein sequence MNSSLPSFDYRPELLAPAGNWECAKAAVANGADAIYFGMPKFNARLRADNFSEEDLPELMSALHEHGVKGYCAFNTLIFTKELEAAEEQLRVLEAAGVDAVIVQDLGLARLVKRVTPGLHLHASTQMTITSPEGLKFARRLGLDLAVLSRELSLRDLERFAKEGEEDRLPLEVFVHGALCVAYSGQCLTSESLGRRSANRGECAQACRMPYEMIVDGVKVDLGDKRYLLSPQDLAAVEEIPRLMELGVKSFKIEGRLKSPEYVAAVTQVYRKAIDAAMAGNGSEVKLRGPDKYALEMTFSRGLYPGWMHGVNHQELVGARFGKKRGAFLGVVSAVDLGAVELDGFAVPLKAGDGVVFENPADTNKEKGGYVFGVKNRWMEFGHGKIDFEGIKVGTRVFKTSDPALDRQLRASFAGDLRVRKQGVLNLRVSGREGELLEVMGNGKVVKSQMPLQAAMKRPLSVEVIGQQFGKLGGTPFELGEVVMALEGDLILPMSEMNRMRRELVDLLLAEPPVKTWVVPPVFEMPVRESEVVKEPKLLVTCRTIEQVEVAMRSGVMRIYADFEDIRRYADVVKRVREGGDGVEIFLATPRIQKSGEEGFFKLIERAEPDGVLVRNLGALEYFAATGMRMTGDFSLNVANPLTAEFLVGSGLERVTVSYDLNAQQVLDLIEGGTPSWFELTLHQHMPMFHMEHCVFAAFLSEGKSFLDCGRPCEKHVVKLRDRVGMEHPLKADVGCRNTLFNAVPQTGAKFFGELMAAGLRFYRVELLEESAEETIRVLEMYRGLLSGERDGTTLWRELKAQSQLGVVTSGTLESVS from the coding sequence TTGAACTCTTCCCTGCCATCTTTTGATTATCGTCCGGAACTGCTTGCGCCTGCGGGGAATTGGGAGTGTGCGAAGGCGGCGGTGGCGAATGGGGCGGATGCGATTTATTTTGGGATGCCGAAGTTCAATGCGCGGTTAAGGGCGGACAATTTTTCGGAGGAGGATTTGCCGGAGTTGATGTCGGCGCTGCACGAGCACGGGGTGAAGGGGTATTGTGCGTTTAATACGCTGATTTTCACGAAGGAACTTGAGGCGGCCGAGGAGCAGTTGCGGGTGCTGGAGGCGGCGGGGGTGGATGCGGTGATTGTGCAGGATTTGGGGCTGGCGAGGTTGGTGAAGCGGGTGACGCCTGGGTTGCATTTGCATGCGAGCACGCAGATGACGATTACTTCGCCGGAAGGGTTGAAGTTTGCGCGCAGGTTGGGGCTGGATCTGGCGGTGTTGTCGCGGGAGTTGAGTCTGCGAGATCTGGAGAGGTTTGCGAAGGAAGGGGAGGAGGATCGACTGCCGCTTGAGGTGTTTGTGCATGGGGCGTTGTGCGTGGCGTATTCGGGTCAGTGTCTGACGAGTGAGTCGCTGGGGCGGCGGAGTGCGAATCGGGGGGAGTGTGCGCAGGCTTGCCGAATGCCGTATGAGATGATCGTTGATGGGGTGAAGGTGGACTTGGGGGACAAACGGTATTTGCTTTCGCCGCAGGATCTGGCGGCGGTGGAAGAGATTCCAAGGTTGATGGAGTTGGGGGTGAAGAGTTTTAAGATCGAGGGGAGATTGAAGTCGCCGGAGTATGTGGCGGCGGTGACGCAGGTGTATCGCAAGGCGATTGATGCGGCGATGGCTGGGAACGGAAGCGAAGTGAAACTTCGCGGTCCCGACAAGTATGCGCTGGAGATGACGTTTAGCCGTGGATTGTATCCTGGGTGGATGCATGGGGTGAATCATCAGGAGCTGGTGGGGGCGCGGTTTGGGAAGAAGCGCGGGGCGTTTTTAGGGGTGGTGAGCGCGGTGGATTTGGGGGCGGTGGAGTTGGATGGTTTCGCGGTGCCATTAAAGGCGGGGGATGGGGTGGTGTTTGAGAATCCGGCGGATACGAACAAGGAAAAAGGCGGGTATGTTTTTGGGGTGAAGAATCGGTGGATGGAGTTTGGGCACGGCAAGATTGACTTTGAGGGGATCAAGGTGGGCACGCGGGTTTTTAAGACGAGTGATCCGGCGTTGGACCGGCAATTGCGGGCGTCGTTTGCAGGGGATTTGCGGGTGAGGAAGCAGGGGGTTTTGAATTTACGGGTGAGTGGTCGCGAGGGGGAGTTGCTGGAGGTAATGGGTAATGGGAAAGTGGTGAAGTCGCAGATGCCGTTGCAGGCGGCGATGAAAAGGCCGTTGTCGGTGGAGGTGATTGGGCAGCAATTTGGCAAGCTGGGCGGGACGCCGTTTGAATTGGGAGAGGTGGTGATGGCGTTGGAGGGGGATTTGATTTTGCCGATGAGTGAGATGAATCGGATGCGGCGTGAGCTGGTGGATTTGTTGCTGGCGGAGCCGCCGGTGAAGACTTGGGTGGTGCCGCCGGTGTTCGAGATGCCGGTGCGGGAGAGTGAGGTGGTTAAAGAACCGAAGTTGTTGGTGACCTGTCGGACAATAGAGCAGGTGGAGGTGGCGATGCGCAGCGGAGTGATGCGAATTTACGCGGACTTTGAGGATATCCGGCGGTATGCAGACGTGGTGAAGCGGGTGCGTGAGGGCGGGGATGGGGTGGAAATTTTTCTGGCGACGCCGCGCATTCAGAAGTCGGGCGAGGAGGGCTTTTTTAAGCTGATCGAGCGGGCGGAGCCGGATGGGGTGTTGGTGCGGAATCTGGGGGCGCTGGAGTATTTCGCGGCAACGGGGATGAGAATGACGGGGGATTTTTCGTTGAATGTGGCGAATCCGCTGACGGCGGAGTTTTTAGTGGGGTCGGGTTTGGAGCGCGTGACGGTGAGTTATGATCTGAATGCGCAGCAGGTGCTGGATTTGATCGAGGGGGGAACGCCATCGTGGTTTGAGCTGACCTTGCATCAACACATGCCGATGTTTCATATGGAGCATTGTGTGTTTGCGGCGTTTTTGTCGGAAGGGAAGTCGTTTTTGGATTGTGGCCGGCCTTGCGAAAAGCATGTGGTGAAGCTGCGCGACCGGGTGGGGATGGAGCATCCGTTGAAGGCGGATGTGGGGTGTCGGAATACGTTGTTTAATGCGGTGCCGCAGACGGGGGCGAAGTTTTTTGGGGAGTTGATGGCGGCGGGATTGCGGTTTTACCGGGTGGAGTTGCTGGAGGAATCGGCGGAGGAGACGATCCGGGTTTTGGAGATGTATCGTGGGCTGTTGAGTGGAGAGCGCGATGGGACAACGTTGTGGCGCGAACTGAAGGCGCAGTCGCAGTTGGGGGTGGTGACGAGTGGGACGTTGGAGTCGGTGTCGTAG
- a CDS encoding DUF6922 domain-containing protein: protein MSARPTSTAPLGLPENLFWDVNPSNLELDKHAPLIIARVVELGRLQDWHTIRLHYGSERMRQTVTQLRDLSPQGVSLCCAAFDLTPADFRCCTARPFPPAPWIY from the coding sequence ATGTCGGCGCGCCCAACCTCAACCGCCCCTCTCGGCCTGCCCGAAAACCTTTTTTGGGACGTGAATCCTTCCAATTTGGAACTGGATAAACACGCTCCGCTGATCATTGCACGCGTCGTGGAATTGGGACGACTTCAAGACTGGCACACCATCCGCCTCCACTACGGCTCAGAACGCATGCGCCAGACTGTCACCCAGTTGCGTGACCTGAGTCCCCAAGGCGTCAGCCTCTGCTGCGCCGCTTTTGACCTGACCCCAGCCGACTTCCGATGCTGCACCGCGAGACCCTTCCCCCCAGCACCTTGGATCTACTGA
- a CDS encoding nucleotidyl transferase AbiEii/AbiGii toxin family protein — translation MDLLILLCAHPALQNFTLAGGTSLALRFGHRLSVDLDFFNVEPFDHDSLAHSLQKDFTWDERRRLTTGITAFISDVKVDFVKYPYPKLHPDDITENVRLMSLPDVSAMKLSAITNRGAKKDFYDLHHLIAKLGLSTIIANYQAKYIHTDPLMLLRSLTYFADAEDDEDPVSLVDLTWDTVKKDISKAVKKFL, via the coding sequence TTGGATCTACTGATCTTGTTGTGCGCCCATCCTGCCCTGCAAAACTTCACACTGGCGGGCGGCACTTCGCTGGCTCTGCGATTTGGTCATCGTCTTTCTGTCGACCTTGATTTTTTCAACGTGGAACCTTTTGACCACGACTCCCTGGCCCACAGCCTGCAAAAAGATTTCACCTGGGATGAACGGCGACGCCTAACCACTGGCATCACGGCATTCATCTCCGATGTTAAAGTCGACTTTGTCAAATATCCCTATCCAAAGCTGCATCCAGACGACATTACCGAAAACGTGCGACTCATGAGTTTGCCCGACGTCTCCGCCATGAAACTTTCCGCCATTACCAATCGCGGTGCCAAAAAGGACTTTTACGACTTACACCACCTTATTGCCAAACTTGGCCTGTCCACCATCATCGCTAACTATCAGGCGAAATACATCCACACAGACCCCCTGATGCTACTGCGTAGCCTCACCTATTTTGCCGATGCCGAAGACGACGAGGACCCGGTGAGCCTTGTCGACCTCACTTGGGACACCGTAAAAAAAGACATCTCCAAGGCCGTTAAAAAGTTCCTTTAA
- a CDS encoding DMT family protein gives MAGFFSSDISRTIGLLVLSNVFMTFAWYAHLKDMKSKPLMLAVLFSWGIAFFEYLLQVPANRIGSATLSLPQLKILQEVITLTVFVPFVLFYMKQPLKWDYLWAGLCMCGAVYFIFRK, from the coding sequence ATGGCGGGCTTCTTTTCATCTGACATCAGCAGGACGATTGGCCTGCTGGTGTTGTCGAATGTGTTCATGACGTTCGCGTGGTATGCGCATTTGAAGGACATGAAGTCGAAGCCGCTGATGTTGGCGGTGTTGTTCAGCTGGGGGATTGCGTTTTTCGAGTATTTGCTGCAGGTGCCGGCGAACCGGATCGGCAGCGCGACGTTGTCGTTGCCGCAGCTAAAAATTTTGCAGGAGGTGATTACGCTGACGGTGTTTGTGCCGTTTGTGCTTTTTTACATGAAGCAGCCGCTGAAGTGGGACTACTTATGGGCAGGGCTGTGCATGTGCGGGGCGGTGTATTTTATTTTTCGGAAGTGA
- the leuA gene encoding 2-isopropylmalate synthase, which yields MLSDPSSKYRAFAPVSLPNRQWPSRTLTKAPIWCSVDLRDGNQALAVPMNVSQKLELFATLVKCGFKEIEVGFPSASNTEFEFNRRLIEDGRIPEDVTIQCLVQAREDLIEKTVLSLMGAKQVIIHMYNSTSPAQREYVFGMSKQQIVEVAVRGAKWVKERIHRLEESGTKVTLQYSPESFSATEVEFAKEISEAVMDVWQPTPERRMILNLPDTVEVAGPNVYADQIEWMCTNIKNRESLIVSLHTHNDRGTGTAATELGLLAGADRVEGTLFGNGERTGNLDIVQTAMNLYMHGVPIGLDFSDMNAVREVYERCTGMTVPARHPYGGELFFTAFSGSHQDAIKKGLDAREKRGGGVWDVPYLTIDPKDIGREYREVIRVNSQSGKGGVAYLLESEFGIELPKELQREFGPVANDEVDRLGREVTAAELKEMFWKEYVERVSPLELKHFHADGTKEVFRCRTSVFVDGEEQHLTGEGNGPIAAFADALIAAGQPAFQVTDYREHALSAGTGASAISYIRVQTPELKSVWGVGVDTSIELSSIKAVVSALNRVLAKMK from the coding sequence ATGTTGTCTGATCCTTCCTCGAAATACCGGGCTTTTGCGCCGGTGAGTTTGCCCAACCGTCAATGGCCGTCGCGCACGCTGACGAAAGCGCCGATTTGGTGCAGCGTGGATTTGCGGGATGGGAACCAGGCGTTGGCGGTGCCGATGAATGTGTCGCAGAAGCTGGAGTTGTTTGCGACGTTGGTGAAGTGCGGTTTCAAGGAGATTGAGGTGGGGTTTCCTTCGGCTTCGAACACGGAGTTTGAGTTCAACCGGCGTTTGATTGAGGACGGGCGGATTCCGGAAGATGTGACGATTCAGTGTTTGGTGCAGGCGCGGGAAGATTTGATTGAGAAGACGGTCTTGTCTTTGATGGGCGCGAAGCAGGTGATCATTCACATGTATAATTCGACGTCGCCGGCGCAGCGTGAGTATGTGTTTGGGATGTCAAAGCAGCAGATTGTGGAGGTGGCGGTGCGTGGGGCGAAGTGGGTGAAGGAACGGATACACCGCTTGGAAGAGTCGGGGACGAAGGTGACTTTGCAGTATTCGCCGGAGAGTTTTTCGGCAACGGAGGTGGAGTTTGCGAAGGAGATTTCGGAGGCGGTGATGGATGTCTGGCAGCCCACGCCGGAGCGGAGGATGATTCTGAATTTGCCGGATACGGTGGAGGTGGCGGGGCCGAATGTGTATGCGGATCAGATCGAGTGGATGTGCACCAACATCAAAAATCGTGAGTCACTGATCGTGAGTTTGCACACGCACAATGATCGCGGCACGGGAACGGCGGCAACGGAGTTGGGGTTGCTGGCGGGGGCGGACCGGGTGGAGGGAACCTTGTTCGGCAACGGCGAGCGGACGGGGAATCTCGATATTGTGCAGACGGCGATGAATCTGTATATGCACGGGGTCCCGATCGGGTTGGATTTTTCCGACATGAATGCGGTGCGTGAGGTGTATGAGCGTTGCACGGGGATGACGGTGCCGGCGCGGCATCCGTATGGCGGGGAATTGTTTTTCACGGCGTTCAGCGGGTCGCATCAGGATGCGATCAAGAAGGGCTTGGATGCGCGTGAGAAGCGTGGGGGCGGGGTTTGGGATGTGCCGTATTTGACGATTGATCCGAAGGACATTGGACGGGAGTATCGTGAGGTGATCCGGGTGAACAGTCAGTCGGGCAAGGGTGGGGTTGCTTATCTGTTGGAGAGCGAATTTGGCATTGAGTTGCCGAAGGAATTGCAGCGTGAGTTTGGTCCGGTGGCCAATGATGAAGTCGACCGGCTGGGACGTGAGGTGACGGCGGCGGAGTTGAAGGAAATGTTTTGGAAGGAGTATGTGGAGCGGGTGTCACCGCTGGAGCTGAAGCATTTTCATGCGGATGGCACGAAGGAGGTTTTTCGTTGCCGGACGAGTGTCTTTGTGGATGGCGAGGAGCAGCATCTGACCGGTGAGGGCAATGGTCCGATCGCGGCGTTTGCGGATGCGTTGATCGCAGCGGGTCAGCCCGCGTTTCAAGTGACGGACTATCGCGAGCATGCGTTGAGCGCTGGAACGGGAGCGAGTGCGATCTCGTATATCCGGGTGCAGACGCCGGAACTGAAGTCGGTGTGGGGCGTGGGCGTGGACACGAGCATTGAGCTGTCGTCGATCAAGGCGGTGGTGAGTGCGTTGAACCGGGTTTTGGCGAAGATGAAATGA
- a CDS encoding 7-carboxy-7-deazaguanine synthase QueE: MRIAEMFYSVQGEGKLTGVPSFFIRTSGCNLRCRWCDTPYASWNPEGVEMENAAIVAEVLKTPTKHVVVTGGEPMLAKGVRDLLGRLKVEGMHLTIETAGTILPEGAVCDLASLSPKLANSTPDAEMLGEGWQKRHEELRWQPEVVRAWVEQYEHQLKFVVTEEADLLEIEGMLASAGIETAAANVLLMPEGRTVEALEKIAPQLVEWCKERGWRYCARLHIDLFGNKRGT, translated from the coding sequence ATGCGCATTGCGGAGATGTTTTATTCGGTTCAGGGTGAAGGAAAACTGACGGGGGTGCCATCGTTTTTTATCCGCACTTCTGGCTGCAATCTGCGCTGTCGTTGGTGCGATACACCGTATGCTTCGTGGAATCCGGAAGGGGTCGAGATGGAGAATGCGGCGATCGTGGCGGAGGTGTTGAAGACGCCGACCAAGCACGTGGTGGTGACCGGTGGGGAGCCGATGCTGGCGAAGGGCGTGCGGGATTTGTTGGGGCGATTGAAGGTGGAGGGGATGCACCTCACCATTGAGACGGCGGGGACGATTTTGCCAGAGGGGGCGGTGTGTGATTTGGCGTCGCTGAGTCCGAAGCTGGCGAATTCAACGCCAGATGCGGAGATGCTGGGGGAGGGATGGCAGAAGCGACACGAGGAGTTGCGCTGGCAGCCCGAGGTGGTGCGGGCATGGGTGGAGCAGTATGAACACCAATTGAAGTTCGTGGTGACGGAGGAGGCGGATTTGCTTGAGATTGAGGGCATGCTGGCATCGGCGGGGATCGAGACGGCGGCGGCGAATGTTTTGTTGATGCCGGAGGGGCGCACGGTGGAGGCTTTGGAAAAGATTGCGCCGCAGTTGGTCGAGTGGTGCAAGGAAAGGGGATGGCGGTATTGCGCGAGGTTGCACATTGATTTGTTTGGGAACAAACGCGGCACGTGA
- a CDS encoding peptidoglycan endopeptidase: MPRFNFFPLLPVLAVLLLSNCSSGHTGIASKSKPKGNYQYQFVYGRSVILRGRVAVAPQSAPDAVKRAVAAGNRLQGKPYIYGGGHRNLENAPGYDCSSTTSYMLNHAGLMTGTTTSGSFMTYGKPGPGKWITIYAKRGHVFSTIGGLRLDTGYGGGDGPRWHTSPRPAKGFVMRHPPGL, translated from the coding sequence GTGCCCCGATTTAACTTCTTTCCCCTGCTTCCCGTCCTCGCGGTGCTGCTGTTGAGCAATTGCAGCAGTGGTCACACTGGAATCGCTTCAAAATCCAAACCGAAAGGCAACTACCAATACCAGTTCGTCTACGGTCGCTCCGTGATTCTTCGCGGTCGCGTCGCCGTTGCCCCGCAATCCGCCCCCGATGCCGTCAAACGCGCGGTCGCTGCGGGCAACCGCCTGCAAGGCAAACCCTACATTTACGGCGGCGGTCACCGCAATCTCGAAAACGCCCCTGGTTACGACTGTTCCAGCACCACCTCCTACATGCTCAACCACGCCGGACTCATGACCGGCACCACCACCAGCGGCAGCTTCATGACCTACGGCAAACCCGGCCCGGGCAAATGGATCACCATCTACGCCAAACGCGGCCACGTCTTCTCCACCATCGGCGGTCTGCGACTCGACACCGGCTACGGCGGCGGCGATGGACCCCGCTGGCACACCAGCCCCCGACCCGCCAAAGGCTTCGTCATGCGCCATCCCCCCGGACTGTGA
- a CDS encoding M28 family peptidase, which produces MTSRLVALSLLVASALHAESPALPTAEATFLSSTRQLTFEGKRSGEGYFSADGKQMVFQSEREPGNPFYQIYLMDLETGDTDRISPGTGKTTCAWIHPDGKRVMFASTHLDAQSKALQEAEFEERKNNRVRRYSWDYDENYEIFEYTLADQKLTNLTNTKGYDAEGAWSPDGKHLVFASNRHAYSSSETLSPADTERLKIDKQHFMEIYLSDADGKNPKRLTATPGYDGGPFFSADGKKICWRRFDEKGTTAEIYTMNLDGSDQRQITRVGAMSWAPYFHPSGDYLIFTNNTEGFANFELFIVDAQGKNDPVRITHTDGFDGLPVFSPDGKQLSWTSGRGTGGASQIYLANWNDEAARKALNLPDPKAPVEKPANHPDLASTAADINPADLRTHVEYLASEELEGRLTGTKGEQLATQYIADVFASIGLKPFGNDSYFDPFDFTAGVALGKENRLTLTNTATPNSPIEFAADKDWRPLSFSQTGTIDASDIVFAGYGIETPDNGTGADGKKMEVYSSYAHLEVKDKWVLVFRYLPEGITQERRNELIPYSSLRHKSLIARQKGARGLLVVSGPNSKVVGQLTPMSFDASLANSGLAVISLTDHTADQLLASAGKTLKELQDKLDTGDLMGGINCTGLKLAAHIDIQKEQRTGRNVLGVLTRTSEPDFHIPPLIIGAHVDHLGAGGGSNSRAKGDETKKIHFGADDNASGTAGMLEIAQWLADLKKQGKLDLKRDILFAAWSGEELGLLGSNHFVQSMAKMIKGDNNASLQGMFAAALNMDMIGRFDKSLVLQGVGSSSQWPKQIEQRNAVTGLPLTIQTDAHLATDSTTFYLRGIPTLNAFTGAHEDYHSPSDTVDKINFDKASDITRFMGLIARGIATTHDAPDYIAMTAPKNQGTRGGLRVYLGTIPDYAQGDIKGVKLSGVSPVGPAAKAGIQSGDIIIKLGTKDILNIYDYTSIMGELKIGEETAVTVERAGKPIDLKITPGSRD; this is translated from the coding sequence ATGACCTCACGCCTCGTTGCCCTCTCCCTCCTTGTTGCCTCTGCGCTCCACGCCGAATCCCCGGCGCTTCCCACCGCCGAAGCCACCTTCCTAAGCAGCACCCGCCAGCTCACTTTTGAAGGCAAACGCTCCGGCGAAGGCTACTTCAGCGCCGATGGCAAACAAATGGTCTTCCAAAGCGAGCGTGAACCCGGCAACCCGTTTTACCAGATCTATCTCATGGATCTCGAGACCGGCGATACTGACCGCATCTCCCCCGGCACCGGCAAAACCACCTGCGCATGGATCCATCCCGACGGCAAACGCGTCATGTTCGCCAGCACCCATCTCGACGCCCAATCCAAAGCCCTTCAGGAAGCCGAGTTCGAAGAACGCAAAAACAACCGCGTGCGCCGCTACTCCTGGGACTACGACGAAAACTACGAAATTTTCGAATACACCCTCGCCGACCAAAAACTCACCAATCTCACCAACACCAAAGGCTACGATGCCGAAGGCGCCTGGTCTCCCGACGGCAAACATCTCGTCTTCGCCAGCAACCGCCACGCCTACTCCTCCTCAGAAACCCTCAGCCCCGCCGACACCGAACGCCTCAAAATCGACAAACAACACTTCATGGAGATCTACCTCTCCGACGCCGACGGCAAAAATCCCAAACGCCTCACCGCCACCCCTGGCTACGACGGCGGCCCCTTCTTCAGCGCCGACGGCAAAAAAATCTGCTGGCGTCGCTTCGACGAAAAAGGCACCACCGCCGAAATCTACACCATGAACCTCGACGGCAGCGATCAGCGCCAGATCACCCGCGTCGGCGCCATGTCCTGGGCCCCCTACTTCCACCCCAGCGGCGACTACCTCATCTTCACCAACAACACCGAAGGTTTCGCCAACTTCGAACTCTTCATCGTCGACGCCCAAGGCAAAAACGATCCCGTGCGCATTACCCACACCGACGGTTTTGACGGACTCCCCGTCTTCTCGCCAGACGGCAAACAACTCAGCTGGACCTCCGGTCGCGGCACCGGCGGAGCCTCTCAAATTTACCTCGCCAACTGGAACGACGAAGCCGCCCGCAAAGCCCTCAACCTCCCCGACCCGAAAGCCCCCGTTGAAAAACCCGCCAACCATCCCGACCTCGCCAGCACTGCCGCCGACATCAACCCCGCCGATCTCCGCACCCACGTCGAATACCTCGCCAGCGAAGAACTCGAAGGCCGCCTCACCGGCACCAAAGGCGAACAACTCGCCACCCAATACATCGCCGACGTTTTTGCCAGCATCGGACTCAAACCCTTCGGCAACGACTCCTACTTCGATCCCTTCGACTTCACCGCCGGCGTCGCCCTCGGCAAAGAAAACCGACTTACCCTCACCAACACCGCCACTCCCAACTCACCGATTGAATTCGCCGCCGACAAAGACTGGCGTCCCCTCAGCTTCTCCCAAACCGGAACCATCGATGCCTCCGACATCGTCTTCGCCGGTTACGGCATCGAAACTCCCGACAACGGCACCGGAGCCGACGGCAAAAAGATGGAGGTCTACAGCAGCTACGCCCACCTCGAAGTCAAAGACAAGTGGGTCCTCGTCTTCCGCTACCTCCCCGAAGGCATCACCCAGGAACGCCGCAACGAACTCATCCCCTACTCCAGCCTCCGCCACAAATCCCTCATCGCCCGCCAAAAAGGTGCCCGCGGCCTCCTCGTCGTCAGCGGCCCCAACAGCAAAGTCGTCGGCCAGCTCACCCCCATGTCGTTCGACGCCTCATTGGCAAACTCCGGCCTCGCCGTCATCAGCCTCACCGACCACACCGCTGATCAACTCCTTGCCAGCGCTGGAAAAACCCTCAAGGAACTTCAGGACAAACTCGATACCGGCGACCTCATGGGCGGCATCAATTGCACCGGCCTCAAACTCGCCGCCCACATCGACATCCAGAAGGAGCAGCGCACCGGCCGCAACGTCCTCGGCGTCCTCACCCGCACCAGCGAACCCGACTTCCACATCCCGCCCCTCATCATTGGTGCTCACGTCGACCACCTCGGCGCCGGCGGCGGCTCCAACTCCCGTGCCAAGGGCGATGAAACCAAAAAAATCCACTTCGGTGCCGACGACAACGCCAGCGGAACTGCCGGTATGCTCGAAATCGCCCAGTGGCTCGCCGACCTCAAAAAACAGGGCAAACTTGACCTCAAACGCGACATCCTTTTCGCCGCGTGGTCCGGCGAAGAACTCGGTCTCCTCGGCTCCAATCACTTCGTCCAGTCCATGGCCAAAATGATCAAAGGCGACAACAACGCCAGCCTCCAAGGCATGTTCGCCGCCGCCCTCAACATGGACATGATCGGCCGATTCGACAAAAGCCTCGTCCTCCAAGGCGTCGGCTCCAGTTCGCAATGGCCCAAACAAATCGAGCAACGCAACGCCGTCACCGGCCTGCCCCTCACCATCCAAACCGACGCCCACCTCGCCACCGATTCCACCACCTTCTACCTGCGCGGCATCCCCACCCTCAACGCCTTCACCGGTGCGCATGAAGATTACCACTCCCCCTCCGACACCGTCGACAAAATCAATTTCGACAAAGCCTCCGACATCACCCGCTTCATGGGCCTTATCGCCAGAGGCATCGCAACCACCCACGATGCCCCGGATTACATCGCCATGACCGCCCCCAAAAATCAGGGCACCCGCGGCGGCCTCCGCGTCTATCTCGGCACCATCCCCGACTACGCCCAAGGCGACATCAAAGGCGTCAAACTCAGCGGCGTCTCCCCCGTCGGCCCCGCCGCCAAAGCTGGCATCCAATCCGGCGACATCATCATCAAGCTCGGCACCAAAGACATCCTCAACATCTATGATTACACCTCCATCATGGGTGAACTAAAGATCGGCGAAGAAACCGCCGTCACCGTCGAACGCGCCGGAAAGCCCATCGACCTCAAAATCACCCCCGGCTCAAGAGATTAA
- a CDS encoding RNA polymerase sigma factor produces the protein MKYPNMEFDSAHGNITTGVIQTSDEMLMKYLSQKKPEALQDLYHRYHGLLRSVILRVIHNPAEAEDVLQEVYLEVWKRADSYCETKGKPLGWLITLARRRAIDRIRHLTAYRGATDRYEVECKHLQAAHEHHAEEDTVSREDMRSYLVSLLERLPDNQRVVVEKAYFDGWSQRQIASNMDIPLGTVKTRIELGLRKLSNVMNGSRARIE, from the coding sequence ATGAAATACCCAAACATGGAATTTGATTCGGCACACGGCAACATCACCACCGGTGTCATCCAGACCAGCGACGAAATGCTGATGAAGTATCTCAGCCAGAAGAAGCCAGAAGCCTTGCAGGACCTTTATCATCGTTACCATGGTCTGCTGCGTTCAGTGATCCTTCGTGTGATCCACAATCCTGCCGAGGCAGAAGACGTGCTGCAAGAGGTTTACCTCGAAGTGTGGAAACGCGCTGACAGCTACTGCGAGACCAAAGGCAAGCCCCTTGGTTGGTTGATCACCCTGGCACGCCGTCGTGCGATTGACCGTATTCGTCACCTGACTGCCTATCGCGGTGCCACCGATCGTTATGAAGTGGAATGCAAACATTTGCAGGCTGCCCATGAGCATCATGCCGAAGAAGACACGGTGAGCCGTGAGGACATGCGCAGTTATTTGGTCTCCTTGTTGGAGAGGCTGCCTGACAATCAGCGTGTGGTCGTTGAAAAGGCTTATTTTGATGGCTGGAGCCAGCGTCAAATCGCCAGCAACATGGACATTCCCCTTGGCACGGTGAAAACCCGGATTGAACTGGGATTGAGAAAGCTGTCGAATGTGATGAATGGCAGCCGTGCGCGGATTGAGTAG
- a CDS encoding YkgJ family cysteine cluster protein — protein MSIDNPDLRYLCQRCGNCCRWPGDVIVTEQEVEAIAAHVGMATDDFVQQYTRLSANRQHLSLIDNADGSCHFLEGVNSCRIQPVKPAQCSGFPNQWKFPGWREVCEAIEVTEP, from the coding sequence ATGTCGATTGACAACCCTGATCTTCGTTATCTTTGCCAACGCTGCGGCAACTGCTGCCGCTGGCCTGGAGACGTGATCGTGACGGAGCAGGAAGTGGAAGCCATTGCAGCTCATGTGGGGATGGCGACGGATGATTTTGTGCAGCAATACACTCGGTTGAGTGCGAACCGGCAGCACCTGTCGTTGATCGACAACGCGGATGGCTCGTGCCATTTTTTGGAGGGCGTCAATTCGTGTCGGATTCAGCCGGTGAAGCCGGCGCAGTGCTCGGGATTTCCGAATCAGTGGAAGTTTCCGGGCTGGCGGGAAGTGTGCGAGGCGATTGAAGTGACAGAGCCTTGA